In Acetivibrio cellulolyticus CD2, the sequence CCCATGAATGATTTCCGATTTCATGCCCTGAACTTACAATTCTATCAATAACAGATTTTGTAGAATCATTAACGTTTTGCCCAACCATCATGAAGGTGGCAGGAACCTTATATTTGTCCAGCTTGTCAAGTACAAGAGGAGTTAGTGAAGTGTTTGGACCATCGTCAAAAGTAAGAGCAATAAGCTTTTTACCTGCTAATGAAGTAGTTGACGTTGGTGCGGTTGTATGTATGGGTGTGGGTGTCTGTGTGGGTGCTTGAGTTGGTAGGGTGCCTAAACTGCTTGTTTTGCCCATAAGATACATTCTTATAGCAGCAAAATCGAGAGAATCGAATTTACCATTTTTATCTATGTCTCCTTGTTGAGGCAGGGAACTTATCATCCCAAGTAAATACTGTCTGAAGATGGCAAAATCTATTGAATCAACTTTTCCATTTTCATCAATATCACCAAGAAGTACTGTAGAAATAGGGGGAGTAGTTGGAGCACTTCCTGTTCCAAATGAGAATGAATCAATATTGACAGGTCCATTAAAGCAAAGGTATAGGTCTTGTATACTTGAAGCGCCGCTAACGGTAGTAGATAATTCATCGTAAGTGTTCCAAGCGCCGGTTGATGGTACAGTTAATGAACCTATAAGAGTACCGCTTGAGCTGCCAAGTCTTAATTGAATAGTTGTATCAGTAGTGTTACCATTTGCAACTTTTGCCTTAAAAGAGCCTGCGCCGCTGCCAAAATTAATTTTATTAAATACAAGGGAGTTACCCTTTTCTATATAGCCTATACCGGTACCGATATTTTTCAAAGTTGAAGAATTGGCACTGTTATAATCCTCAGCTTCTATTGTAGTAAAAGCGCTTTTCTCAGTTGCAGGGATTGTAGTAGTTGGTATTGCAGTTGTCGGTGTTGTATTCGGAGTGCTCCCGATATTAATTGACATACTAGTTACATTAGCTTTCCCACTACTTTGATATCCCTCTACCACAAGCGAGACTTCATACATTTTCCCCATTGTCATCCCCATATTCTCCCACGCTTTAAAGTGGTCGCTTACAGATATGGTTCCGCTCGTGCGTTTCGATGTTCGAACACTCCAATACTGTTGAAAAGTTGCATTGCCCTTAATTGAAGGTTGATTGGTTCGTGTGGTCTCATATACGTCATATGTACCACCATCAACGGTAATGGTACCCTTTGATGTTGCTCCTGGTGGCCTCCAGTTGCCCCAACTCTCTACGATGTAATATTCTACAAGTGGGCTACTGGTCCACCCATAGACAGCCAAATATGAATTTCCTGATGGCTCGTAGTTGCAAGAGTAATCCATTGATATGTTTCCAAGTTCCTGATGTGTCTTGGTTTCATCGAATTTCTTGCCTGTACGGAATAACGCATTATTGATATTGCTCCATTCGCAGTTGAACTTGCCGCCACCATTGAGAGTCATACTTGTGGTACCGGAATCCTTCCACAGTTCAAAGTTGTAATCGTCAATGGTGCCAGTTTGATTTGAGGTGATAGTTGTTGCACCTTGTACATTTACTGCAAAGAATGAAAACAAGATGGTAAAACTTAATAGAATCGAAAAGTTTACCACTGTTTTTTGTTTCATTTTGCATACCCCCTTCTTTTTTATTTGTATTAAGTGAACAAAACATTTTGCCATTCACTGTAAAATACGAAAAAGTGAATTTTTTTGGTCGGGTATTTTAAAAAAACAGATTTTTCGCGGGGCTAGTTGTTCTGCTTTGCTATATTGTTTGTGCTTTGGATATGGAATAAAATTGGTGGCATTTTGATGTTCAATAATGCTATAATATTTTGTGAGAATACATGGAAATACTATATTGTTTAAGGAAGTTTGATATGAATATATTTCCATTTCGACACATAATGTCACAAATATTTTAAACCAAAATTATGGAGGAACGATATGAAATTTTTTGACAAATCAAAATTCTTTATTGCAGGTGTTGTTACAACGCTCTTAGTAACTACAACGATAACGGCATATACTTCAACATTAAAGAAAACTATTACAGTTGATTACAATGATATCAAGATCAACATTGACGGAAAACTAATCCAGCCTGTAGATGGATATGGAAAAAGAGTTGATCCATTTATTTATGAAGGGACAACTTATTTGCCAGTAAGGGCTGTTAGTCAGGCTCTTGGAAAAAGTGTAACATGGGATGGAAATACCAAGACTGTAAAAATATCATCCGGCCAAATTGCAAAGACTAATGCAACATTAAGTATGTGGATTATGCCAAATTCTGCATACCCCGAAAATGATTTAATGGAAATTGCCAAACCTTATTTGGGCAATAATTCTAATATTGAACTAAATGTTACTTTAGTGGACTGGGGAAGTGCATGGACAAAAATAACAGCAGCAGCAACATCAGGTGATGCACCGGATATTACACAGCTTGGGAATACATGGGTAGGAGCGATTTCTTATATGGGAGCCTTGGCTGATCTTACAGGAAAAATAAATGAGGATGAATTTCTTCCTCAAACACTTAAATATTCTAAAATGGCTGGAAGCTCAAAAGTGACTTCTGTGCCTTGGTTTGCAGAAACAAGAGCTTTGTTTTATCGTAAAGATGCATGTCAAAAGGTAGGAGTTGACCCTAAAAAAGATTTTGCTACATGGGATTCGTTTAAAGCAGCACTAAAAAAACTGAATAATGTCGAAATAAATGGCAAGAAATTGCCTGCTCTCGGTATGGCCGGCAAAAATGACTGGAATGTTGTACATAACTTTGCTCCATGGATTTTTAGTGCGGGCGGGAGTTTTTTAAATTCAAATAATACCAAAGGATTACTTAATAGCCAGGAAGTATTCAAGGGTGTTAAATTTTATTCTGAGTTGGCATATGAAGGATTGATTGATTGGGCTGCACTTGATACGAATACAGCAGATATTGAAACGGCATTTGCAAATGGTAAATATGCAACTTCTATCATAGGTCCATGGAATATTCAAACATTAGAAGATAACAAAATAAATAATGGTAATAAACTTGTTGATAATGTTGGAGTTGCATTGTTTCCGGCAGGACCTAATGGTAGAAAAGTATTTTTAGGCGGATCAACACTTTCGGTTTTTGAAAGTTCAAAAAACAAAACTGAAGCTATAAGACTTATTAATTTCCTTACAAGTAAACAGGCACAAATTGATTACTGTAAAAAGACAGGAAACCTTCCGGTTGTGAAAGAAGCATATGAAGATACTTGGATAACAGGAAATAGCATGAGAAAGGTTTTTAAGGATCAAATGAGTTATGCTGTTGCTTATCCAACTATACCCTATTGGGGTCCAGTAGAAATATATGCGCAAGAAGGACTAAGCAAAGTTTGGGATAATGTTTTAGGAGTTAATGGCAAGTATGACCCAAATAAAACTATGAATGCTCTAAAGGAAGCAAATGAACGTATAAACGTAGTATTAGACTCATATTAGTATTTTCAGTATGCGTAAGTATTTTATCGGAAAAATACAACACTAATAATGAGTTTATACTTTATACCTAGAATTTGGTATGATATACTATTTATTATTGTGAAAATTCGACGGTTAATTGTGATTGTGTTAGTATAATTCACAAAAGTAAAAAATAGGGGGTACAAAATGGATTTCTTTGGCAAAGCAAAAATCTTTATTGCAGGTGCAATTTCGGCAACTTTAATAACTACTACGATAACAGCTTATACTTCGACAATGAGGAAAAATATCACAGTTGATTATAGCAATATTAAGATTAATATTGACGGAGAGCAAATTGAGCCTAAGGATGGAAATGGCAATAGTGTTGAGCCGTTTATTTATGATGGAACTACATACCTGCCTGTAAGAGCTGTTAGTGAGTCACTCGGGAAATATGTTGATTGGGATGGTGATTCGAAAACTGTGTATATTTCATCAGTTCCGACTAAAATTAATAGAAATGAAAAAGAGCTTAATATGTGGGTTATGTACAATTCAGCATGGCCTGATGCAGATTTATTAGAAGTTGCTAAACCATATTTAGCAGCTAATCCTGATGTAGGATTGAATCTTACTGTTATAGATTGGGGGAGTGCATGGACTAAACTAACAGCTGCAGCAGTATCAGGGGAAGGACCGGATATAACTCAGATTGGGACTACCTGGGTTGGAGCAATTTCTTACATGGATGTTTTGACAGACTTTTCAGGAAGAATAAAGGAAGATGACTTCCTACCTCAGACATTGAGTACAGCCAGAATGGAAGGAAGCACACAAATGACTGCTGTACCTTGGTTTGTTGAAACAAGAGCATTGTTTTATAGAAAAGATGCATGTGAAAAGGCTGGAGTCGACCCGGCAAAGGATTTTGAAACATGGGACTCTTTCAAGGCGGCACTTAAAAAATTAAACAATGTCGTGATAGACGGTAAAAAATTATCCTCTCTTGGTATGCCTGGGAAAAATGACTGGAATGTTGTACACAACTTTGCACCATGGGTTTATGGTGCAGGAGGCAGTTTCTTAAATTCGGACTATAGCAAGTCAACTCTTAGCAGCCAGGAAACTTACGAAGGTATTAAGTTTTATTCTGAGTTGGCCACTGAAGGTTTAATGGACATGAGCGCACTTGAAAAGAATACATCAGATGTTGAAATGGAATTTGCAAATGGTGAATATGCAACTTCTATTATAGGGCCATGGAATATAAGTACTCTTGAAGATAATAAAAAGAAATTTGAAGTTAACCCTGCTGAAGGAAGTGACCTTATAGATAAAGTTGGAGTTGCAATGCTTCCAGCTGGACCTAAAGAAAGATGTGGATTTTTGGGAGGAAGTAATTTATCGGTTTTTAAGAGTTCAAAGTATCAGGCAGAAGCTATCGGTTTTGTCAAATACCTTACAGGAACAAAAGCACAAATTGATTATTGTAAAAAAACAGGAAACCTTCCGACAGTTAAAGCAGCATATGAAGATCCATGGATAACAGAAAATAGTATGAGAAAAGTATTTAAACAACAAATGAGTTATACAAAGGCTTACCCTTCTTTACCTGAATGGGGACCAATAGAAACCTATATACAACAGGGTTTAAGTAAAGTTTGGGATAACGTTACGGAATACAATGGGAATTATAGCGAAGAAAGAACCATGAAAGTATTAAAGGAGACTGATGAAACAATAAACATATTATTAAGTCAACCTTATGGTGATGCTGATATAGGAATTGATTATGATGATAGTGTAGAAATTGATAATGATAATTTACGCTGACGATACTAATGTGATATTTGTTGGTGCAAAGCATAAGTTTTAAAGTTGACTGAATGGATTAATAGAATAAATATATTTGGCATTTAGTGTTATAGATAATTAGACCACTAAGTGCGAAACTTTTCTATAAACCAGCGATAAAGAAAACTATGCAAAACTGATTATTTAAATTTTTTAAGGGGATAAAGAATATGAATGAAGCAAGTTCAAAGTTTGTAGACAATCTAGCCATTGATAAATTATTAAATGAAAAGTTGAAAAAGGTTAATCATTCGCCTAAGCATTCCTTGTTTGTTCCGGCAGAAGGCCTTTTCACAAAAAAAACGAACAGTCTGAATTTTGGTAGAGTAAATTATATTAAAAACAGTAGTACCAATAAGAAGATTGAAATACCGTCGTTTGAAACTTCAACATATTATCATGAGAATAACATGATACATCTTTATTATCATCCGGCACAAAATGCAAGATATAATATTTTATTTGTTCATGGGCTGTTTGATGACAATATGCTAAACTATGGTTATTTATTTAAACTACTTAATGATTTGAGGGTTAATGTTTATTTCATGACAATGCCTTATCACTTCGAAAGAAAACCAAAAGCAAGTTTATTTAGCGGAGAATATTTTTTCAGCGGAGATATTTTTAGAACACAAAATGCTTTTAAGCAAGCGGTATTAGATATTGAGGCATCCTTTCAATTTATAGAAAAAGAAAATGACCTTCCGAATATTTTGGTGGGATTTAGCATGGGTGGTTGCGTATCTTTACGAAATTATATTTTAAATAAACAGAAAACACCAACGTTTTTAATCAATCCGGTTACAGATTTATGTGAGGTGTTATGGGACTCACCTTTGTTTGTCACAATTGGAAGTGATCTTATA encodes:
- a CDS encoding glycoside hydrolase family 11 protein, translated to MKQKTVVNFSILLSFTILFSFFAVNVQGATTITSNQTGTIDDYNFELWKDSGTTSMTLNGGGKFNCEWSNINNALFRTGKKFDETKTHQELGNISMDYSCNYEPSGNSYLAVYGWTSSPLVEYYIVESWGNWRPPGATSKGTITVDGGTYDVYETTRTNQPSIKGNATFQQYWSVRTSKRTSGTISVSDHFKAWENMGMTMGKMYEVSLVVEGYQSSGKANVTSMSINIGSTPNTTPTTAIPTTTIPATEKSAFTTIEAEDYNSANSSTLKNIGTGIGYIEKGNSLVFNKINFGSGAGSFKAKVANGNTTDTTIQLRLGSSSGTLIGSLTVPSTGAWNTYDELSTTVSGASSIQDLYLCFNGPVNIDSFSFGTGSAPTTPPISTVLLGDIDENGKVDSIDFAIFRQYLLGMISSLPQQGDIDKNGKFDSLDFAAIRMYLMGKTSSLGTLPTQAPTQTPTPIHTTAPTSTTSLAGKKLIALTFDDGPNTSLTPLVLDKLDKYKVPATFMMVGQNVNDSTKSVIDRIVSSGHEIGNHSWAYSSMDTMSDADIKTSLNNTTTAIQKYSGQTPKFFRAPNLAYSQTLYNACDLTFIQGVLCFDWQSSTTAEQRANYAIQGAKDGAIILLHDVQPSPHPTPEALDIIIPTLQNQGYTFVTLSQLFSAKGVTLSSSNDKVYTTVP
- a CDS encoding extracellular solute-binding protein translates to MKFFDKSKFFIAGVVTTLLVTTTITAYTSTLKKTITVDYNDIKINIDGKLIQPVDGYGKRVDPFIYEGTTYLPVRAVSQALGKSVTWDGNTKTVKISSGQIAKTNATLSMWIMPNSAYPENDLMEIAKPYLGNNSNIELNVTLVDWGSAWTKITAAATSGDAPDITQLGNTWVGAISYMGALADLTGKINEDEFLPQTLKYSKMAGSSKVTSVPWFAETRALFYRKDACQKVGVDPKKDFATWDSFKAALKKLNNVEINGKKLPALGMAGKNDWNVVHNFAPWIFSAGGSFLNSNNTKGLLNSQEVFKGVKFYSELAYEGLIDWAALDTNTADIETAFANGKYATSIIGPWNIQTLEDNKINNGNKLVDNVGVALFPAGPNGRKVFLGGSTLSVFESSKNKTEAIRLINFLTSKQAQIDYCKKTGNLPVVKEAYEDTWITGNSMRKVFKDQMSYAVAYPTIPYWGPVEIYAQEGLSKVWDNVLGVNGKYDPNKTMNALKEANERINVVLDSY
- a CDS encoding extracellular solute-binding protein, which translates into the protein MDFFGKAKIFIAGAISATLITTTITAYTSTMRKNITVDYSNIKINIDGEQIEPKDGNGNSVEPFIYDGTTYLPVRAVSESLGKYVDWDGDSKTVYISSVPTKINRNEKELNMWVMYNSAWPDADLLEVAKPYLAANPDVGLNLTVIDWGSAWTKLTAAAVSGEGPDITQIGTTWVGAISYMDVLTDFSGRIKEDDFLPQTLSTARMEGSTQMTAVPWFVETRALFYRKDACEKAGVDPAKDFETWDSFKAALKKLNNVVIDGKKLSSLGMPGKNDWNVVHNFAPWVYGAGGSFLNSDYSKSTLSSQETYEGIKFYSELATEGLMDMSALEKNTSDVEMEFANGEYATSIIGPWNISTLEDNKKKFEVNPAEGSDLIDKVGVAMLPAGPKERCGFLGGSNLSVFKSSKYQAEAIGFVKYLTGTKAQIDYCKKTGNLPTVKAAYEDPWITENSMRKVFKQQMSYTKAYPSLPEWGPIETYIQQGLSKVWDNVTEYNGNYSEERTMKVLKETDETINILLSQPYGDADIGIDYDDSVEIDNDNLR
- a CDS encoding alpha/beta hydrolase — its product is MNEASSKFVDNLAIDKLLNEKLKKVNHSPKHSLFVPAEGLFTKKTNSLNFGRVNYIKNSSTNKKIEIPSFETSTYYHENNMIHLYYHPAQNARYNILFVHGLFDDNMLNYGYLFKLLNDLRVNVYFMTMPYHFERKPKASLFSGEYFFSGDIFRTQNAFKQAVLDIEASFQFIEKENDLPNILVGFSMGGCVSLRNYILNKQKTPTFLINPVTDLCEVLWDSPLFVTIGSDLINSGFDMKKCENIFLEMDPSKNLDSNFSNSRIAMVYSKFDQVIDEKKYKRFIDMAGIKNAFAYHSGHLNVLRVPKLAKDIYDFAEALSIQ